The DNA sequence GCCACTGCCGCAGGCGGGTCTGGCAGGACACAGCGCGGGAGTGCTCGACGGCGTTGGCTACCACGGGCGTGAGAATGGCCGCCAGCACAGCGATGATCGCCATGACGACCAGCAATTCGATGAGGGTAAAACCTCCGCAGCGGCGCGGTGCGGCCGGGCCATCCTCCTCCGTCACAGATTGCCCCGGTGTGCGCGTCACAGAGACAACCACGATCAGCGGAAGAACCCAAGTCCTCATCTTACTTCCTTTCGAAGAACGTGAACCAGAGCAATACGTCCGGACGACCATGCAAGGGACGGGAAAACTCGTTGAGATGCAGCAGGACGTGGACATTTCCCCCAGTTTCTAAATCCTCTTAATCCGCCATATCCGCGTAACCTGCCTGCCGGCAGGCACGTCCCGCACTCCCCGTTCCCGACCATGCGGTCAAACGTGCCCGCACACCGGGCAGTCGGGCCGGCGGGCGATCTGCATCTTGTGCATCTGCATGTCGCGGACGTCCATCACCAGCAGGTGTCCGGCCAGCAGCTCACCGAAACCGGCGATGGCTTTGATCGCCTCCATCGCCGCCAGGCACGCCACCGCGCCCGAGCAGGCGCCGAAGACCGGAAACTGGCGCTTCCATGCCGGCGGGGCCTCGGGGTACAGGCATGCCAGGCACGCCGTGCGGCCGGGGATGATCGTCGTGAGATTCGCGCTGGTGTCGTACATCGCCGCGTCGACGAGCACTTTGCCCTGGCGGACGGCCTGGGCGTTCATCAGGAACCGCTCTTCAAACAGCGGGGCCGCATCGAGCACGAGGTCTGCCTTGCCCACCAGTTCGGCGGCGTTGGCCTCGGTGATGTTGGAGGCGATGGTCTCGACTTCGATGTGCGGGTTGAAATCGAGCAATCGCCGCCGGGCCGATTCGACGCGCGGTTTTCCCAGCCAGTCTTCGGTCATGAGGATCTGGCGGTTGAGGTCGCTGGGCGTGACGTTGCCGCCATGGGCCAGCACCAATCGCCCCACGCCGGCGGCCGCCAGCTCCAGCGCCGCCACGCCGCCCAGCCCGCCGACGCGCGAGATCAGCACCGAGGCGCCCTTGAGTTTCTCCTGCCCGGCCTCGCCGAACTGGGGCGTCCACATCTGCCACTGGTATCGGGCGCGGTCGGTATCGGTCAGCGGGATCGATCTGCCCATGACGGTTCCTTTCGATGACGGGAAGATTGTAGCAAAGCGATCGGTTATCAGCTATCAGCCTTATGCAAGGGGGAAAAGCCGCGGCGGAGGCACTAAATGAAGAAGTAATTCGTTGTGTGAATTACTTCTTCATTTAGGGCCGCGTACCCCCGCCAGCGCAAGTATTCATCAAAAGCCACACAACGGCTTTGATGAATACTTGGTGCCTCCGCCGCGGCTTTTCCCCCCGCGGGTTTACGCAGTTCGTGGTATTGCAATTGAAAATCGTCGCGACTCCCGTTATACCTTCAGGTAACCTACCTCGCACTCAGGATGGAC is a window from the Planctomycetaceae bacterium genome containing:
- a CDS encoding HesA/MoeB/ThiF family protein, producing the protein MGRSIPLTDTDRARYQWQMWTPQFGEAGQEKLKGASVLISRVGGLGGVAALELAAAGVGRLVLAHGGNVTPSDLNRQILMTEDWLGKPRVESARRRLLDFNPHIEVETIASNITEANAAELVGKADLVLDAAPLFEERFLMNAQAVRQGKVLVDAAMYDTSANLTTIIPGRTACLACLYPEAPPAWKRQFPVFGACSGAVACLAAMEAIKAIAGFGELLAGHLLVMDVRDMQMHKMQIARRPDCPVCGHV